Proteins encoded in a region of the Sphingopyxis sp. OAS728 genome:
- a CDS encoding glycosyltransferase family 2 protein, whose translation MKLVIQIPCLNEAEDLPATLAALPRKIDGIDTIEILVIDDGSTDNTAQVARMWGVHHVVRHRTNRGLAAAFRSGIDAALAAGADVIVNTDADGQYVGEDIARIVAPILDGRADIVVGDRGVGDNEHFGPVKRRLQELGSRVVQRLANVQVSDAVSGFRAISRDAAQRINITTEFSYTTDMLIQAGRKRLSILSVPIRTNATLRPSRLFKSIPRFIVNTGITMARAYTTYNPLRAFVGLGLAIAFVGVVPIVRFLLFYLQGSGDGHVQSLVIGGALLVLGVMVAVMGVLADLIAANRKLIEASLVRLRQIEERLPATPEAQEPVATNRRKGAA comes from the coding sequence ATGAAGCTTGTCATCCAGATTCCCTGCCTGAACGAAGCCGAGGACCTTCCCGCGACACTCGCCGCGCTGCCGCGCAAGATCGACGGCATCGACACGATCGAGATATTGGTCATCGACGACGGCAGTACTGACAATACGGCGCAGGTCGCGCGCATGTGGGGCGTGCATCACGTCGTGCGCCACCGTACCAATCGCGGTCTTGCCGCAGCGTTCCGTTCGGGCATTGATGCGGCGCTCGCCGCTGGCGCCGACGTCATCGTTAACACCGACGCCGACGGCCAATATGTCGGTGAAGACATCGCCCGGATCGTCGCGCCGATCCTCGACGGGCGCGCCGATATCGTCGTCGGCGACCGCGGCGTCGGGGACAATGAACATTTCGGTCCGGTGAAACGCCGGCTGCAGGAATTGGGCAGCAGGGTCGTCCAGCGCCTTGCCAATGTGCAAGTGTCGGACGCGGTCAGCGGATTTCGCGCGATCAGCCGCGACGCGGCGCAGCGTATCAATATCACGACCGAGTTCAGCTACACGACCGACATGCTGATCCAAGCAGGCCGCAAGCGGCTGTCGATCCTGAGCGTGCCGATCCGCACCAATGCGACGCTACGCCCGTCGCGCCTGTTCAAGTCGATCCCGCGCTTCATCGTCAACACCGGGATCACGATGGCCCGCGCCTATACGACCTACAACCCGCTCCGCGCCTTTGTCGGGCTCGGGCTGGCCATCGCCTTTGTCGGCGTCGTGCCGATCGTCCGCTTCCTGCTCTTCTATCTTCAGGGTTCGGGCGACGGCCATGTCCAGTCGCTGGTGATCGGCGGGGCGCTGCTCGTCCTCGGCGTGATGGTGGCGGTGATGGGCGTGCTCGCCGATCTGATCGCGGCGAACCGCAAGCTGATCGAGGCGAGCCTCGTCCGCCTGCGGCAGATCGAGGAGCGGCTGCCCGCTACACCCGAAGCGCAAGAACCCGTGGCTACGAACCGCCGGAAAGGCGCCGCGTGA
- the ptsP gene encoding phosphoenolpyruvate--protein phosphotransferase: MTNAPPPPSTAAQSARTILTRLHEVMASRANAQGKLNQVVGIIGECLDSEVCSIYLLREGALELYATRGLKQEAVHVTRLGLGEGLVGTIADQIETLNLDEAAAHPDFSYRPETGEELFHSFAGVPIIRRERAVGVLCVQHSDPRRYDDIEIETLQTVAMVLSELIANADLVDTAARTDAAAADQSAQRLNGQKLVDGMGAGVAVFHQPRITIEHTVADDTEAERHRVYAAFDKMREQIDRMASSADFGVGGEHEEVIETYKMFAYDEGWSRRINEAIDSGLTAEAAIERVQQRTRMRMRQIDDPLLRDRMHDLEDLSNRLIRIVSGQMGTAAQMGGLRQDSILIARNLGPAELLEYDRRRLKGVVLEEGSLTAHVIIVARAMGVPVMGRVSDVRASIREGDLLLLDSAAGSLHVRPTQAVQDAFDAKLEVSQKRRANLAALRDLPAVTKDGVPIELMINAGLREDIAALDLTGARGIGLFRTEFQFLVSATLPSRDRQQRLYRDVLDAAGDRPVIFRTVDIGGDKALPYMNVGDSAHEENPAMGWRALRLALEREGLLKVQARALMEAAAGRTLNVMFPMVSEPWEYEAARNLFVGQRAWLASHNKKLPVAIRYGAMLEVPGLLETLDLMLPHLDFLSVGTNDLTQFLFAADRAHPRLAERYDWLSPTVMRYLARVVRTVSGSKVALGVCGEMGGRPLEAMALLGVGIERLSITPAGVGPVKAMIRSLDLGALRADMPAILAQPSSNPRGQYHDWAQQHQVDLGD, translated from the coding sequence ATGACCAATGCTCCGCCCCCTCCTTCGACTGCGGCCCAGTCGGCACGTACCATCCTGACCCGATTGCACGAGGTCATGGCATCGCGTGCAAACGCGCAGGGCAAGCTCAACCAGGTCGTCGGCATTATCGGCGAATGCCTCGATAGCGAAGTCTGCTCGATCTACTTGCTGCGCGAAGGCGCGCTCGAACTCTACGCGACACGCGGGCTGAAGCAGGAGGCGGTGCACGTCACCCGGCTCGGCCTCGGTGAAGGGCTGGTTGGCACGATCGCCGACCAGATCGAGACGCTGAACCTCGACGAGGCTGCGGCGCATCCCGACTTTTCCTATCGCCCCGAGACCGGCGAAGAATTGTTCCACAGCTTTGCCGGCGTGCCGATCATCCGCCGTGAGCGCGCGGTGGGCGTGCTGTGCGTCCAGCACAGCGATCCGCGCCGCTATGACGATATCGAGATCGAGACGCTGCAGACCGTCGCGATGGTATTGTCCGAGCTGATCGCCAACGCCGACCTCGTCGACACCGCCGCCCGCACCGACGCCGCGGCGGCGGATCAGTCGGCGCAGCGGCTGAACGGACAGAAGCTGGTCGACGGCATGGGCGCCGGGGTCGCAGTGTTCCACCAGCCGCGCATCACGATCGAACACACCGTCGCTGACGACACCGAAGCCGAGCGCCACCGCGTCTACGCCGCCTTCGACAAGATGCGCGAGCAGATCGACCGCATGGCGAGTTCGGCCGACTTCGGCGTCGGCGGCGAGCATGAGGAGGTCATCGAGACCTACAAGATGTTCGCCTATGACGAGGGATGGTCGCGGCGGATCAATGAGGCAATCGACAGCGGCCTGACCGCCGAGGCGGCGATCGAGCGCGTCCAGCAACGCACGCGTATGCGCATGCGCCAGATCGACGATCCGCTGCTGCGCGATCGCATGCACGATCTGGAGGATCTGTCGAACCGGCTGATCCGCATCGTCTCGGGACAGATGGGGACCGCCGCGCAAATGGGCGGGCTGCGGCAGGATTCGATCCTGATCGCGCGCAACCTCGGCCCCGCCGAACTGCTCGAATATGACCGTCGCCGGCTGAAGGGCGTCGTGCTCGAGGAAGGCTCGCTGACCGCGCACGTCATCATCGTCGCGCGCGCGATGGGGGTTCCGGTGATGGGCCGCGTCAGCGACGTGCGCGCCTCGATCCGCGAAGGCGATTTGCTGCTGCTCGATTCGGCGGCGGGGTCGCTGCATGTCCGGCCGACGCAGGCGGTGCAGGATGCCTTCGACGCCAAGCTCGAAGTGTCGCAAAAGCGCCGCGCCAACCTCGCCGCGCTGCGCGACCTGCCCGCGGTCACCAAGGACGGCGTGCCGATCGAGCTGATGATCAACGCCGGGCTGCGCGAGGATATCGCCGCGCTCGACCTGACCGGCGCGCGCGGGATCGGGCTGTTCCGTACCGAATTCCAGTTCCTCGTTTCAGCCACCCTGCCGTCGCGTGACCGCCAGCAGCGGCTCTACCGCGATGTGCTCGACGCCGCGGGCGACCGGCCGGTGATCTTCCGCACCGTCGACATCGGCGGCGACAAGGCGCTGCCCTATATGAATGTCGGCGACAGCGCGCATGAGGAAAATCCCGCGATGGGCTGGCGCGCGCTGCGCCTCGCGCTCGAACGCGAAGGGCTGCTGAAAGTCCAGGCACGTGCTTTGATGGAGGCGGCCGCCGGGCGGACGCTCAACGTCATGTTCCCGATGGTGTCCGAACCGTGGGAATATGAAGCGGCGCGCAACCTGTTCGTCGGCCAGCGGGCGTGGCTCGCGAGCCATAACAAGAAATTGCCCGTCGCGATCCGCTATGGCGCGATGCTCGAAGTGCCGGGGCTGCTCGAAACGCTCGACCTGATGCTCCCGCATCTCGATTTCCTGTCGGTCGGCACCAACGACCTTACCCAGTTCCTGTTCGCCGCCGATCGCGCGCACCCGCGGCTCGCCGAACGTTATGACTGGCTGTCGCCGACGGTCATGCGATACCTCGCGCGCGTCGTCCGCACCGTTTCGGGCTCGAAGGTGGCGCTGGGCGTTTGTGGCGAAATGGGCGGCCGACCGCTCGAAGCAATGGCCTTGCTGGGTGTCGGCATCGAACGCCTGTCGATCACTCCCGCCGGGGTCGGCCCCGTCAAGGCGATGATCCGCTCGCTCGACCTTGGTGCACTGCGCGCCGACATGCCTGCGATCCTCGCCCAGCCTTCGTCGAACCCGCGCGGTCAGTATCATGACTGGGCGCAGCAACATCAGGTCGATCTGGGCGATTAA
- a CDS encoding class I SAM-dependent methyltransferase yields the protein MQLVKRSYAGVMHTIANLGPMEKLAEDARHSDEYGWRRWSASLLAIHDIERMIALGLPWWNVAATREVAEFLRGRPKARVFEYGAGASTIWLARHAASVVSVEHHAEWHQRLTKEVVCFPNIELRHRELEGDAYIGAIDAADGPFDLIVVDGRRRTECLARAIPHLAPGGIILLDDSGRRRYRRAIESCGLEERRYFGRSYCVPYPDFTSILYG from the coding sequence ATGCAGTTGGTCAAACGGTCCTACGCCGGGGTGATGCACACGATTGCGAACCTTGGTCCGATGGAAAAGCTTGCCGAGGATGCGCGGCACAGCGACGAATATGGCTGGCGGCGCTGGTCGGCATCGCTGCTCGCAATCCACGATATCGAACGCATGATCGCGCTGGGCCTGCCCTGGTGGAACGTCGCCGCGACGCGCGAAGTCGCCGAGTTTCTCCGCGGACGGCCAAAGGCGCGCGTGTTCGAATATGGCGCGGGCGCGAGCACCATCTGGCTCGCGCGCCATGCCGCCAGCGTCGTGTCGGTCGAACACCATGCCGAATGGCACCAGCGCCTGACCAAAGAGGTTGTCTGTTTCCCGAATATCGAATTGCGCCATCGCGAACTCGAAGGCGACGCCTATATTGGGGCGATCGACGCGGCGGACGGCCCGTTTGACCTGATTGTCGTCGACGGACGCCGCCGCACCGAATGCCTAGCGCGCGCGATCCCGCATCTCGCGCCCGGCGGCATCATCCTGCTCGATGACAGCGGCCGCCGCCGCTACCGCCGCGCGATCGAAAGCTGCGGGCTCGAGGAGCGTCGCTATTTCGGTCGCTCCTATTGCGTCCCCTACCCCGATTTCACCAGCATCCTTTATGGCTGA
- a CDS encoding TonB-dependent receptor — protein sequence MTAKYPSVRRRLPASALTLSFLLALGATPAIAAEAEAGDAATAAGAADAAQLDDDVSRGDIIIVTARRRQETAQEVPVAISVIRGDSIEATGNFNVVKLQQLAPTLQVYTSNPRNTSVNIRGLGVPFGLTSDGFEQGVGIYVDDVYNSRVAAATFDFLDVDQVEVLRGPQGTLYGKNTTAGAINITTNQPTFDFEGRAEVSVGNLNYRQAKAAISGPLTDKIAARIAIAATSRRGTLYNTVSDRWINEQDNLGLRGQLLFQPNEDLSITIAGDYSKQDPEGYGTTYVRVGRTQRALARQYDALVAAVNAANPGRNYAVPSTNPYDRLTDLDASLNAGNKIGGASVRVKWDVGPGTFTSISAWRFWDWKPENDRDFTGLSIVSKSQNPSQQDQYSQEFRYNYEGDKIDFVVGLFGFKQRIDTQGTEQQGADASKWSLTGALANDPSVLQGLTATNTQYLKSTSAALFGQLSWKVTDALTIQPGARVNYDKKSGFYRRVVTNGAGQVINCTPAPGTSLPAILAAQCGVYQPQESAPSDSAWNFTYDLNVNYKVAPDILAYATYAKSFKTLGINQNGLPLNADNTVNYDASTVKPESIDHFEIGLKTQFLGRRATFNLAAFRTDIKDFQATVNGGQFGTVRGYLANADKVRTQGIEADLKIVASDRFTAYANGAYTDAKYKKFTNAPCPPELSGGTLQGANAVPDYSQPGVPAALSPRQCDISGQRLPGVSKWAFSYGAETNVPVTLLAKEGQVYLGVDGNYRSHWNSNASPSAYTDVKGYALTNFRVGFRGEGLDVFGWVRNAFDVNYIELLQVAPGNTGLIAGQVGDARTWGGTVKFSF from the coding sequence ATGACCGCAAAATACCCGTCCGTCCGCCGCCGCTTGCCGGCGTCCGCGCTCACACTCTCTTTTCTGCTCGCGCTCGGCGCGACCCCGGCGATAGCCGCGGAAGCCGAAGCGGGCGATGCCGCCACTGCCGCGGGGGCGGCCGATGCGGCCCAGCTTGACGACGATGTGAGCCGCGGCGACATCATCATCGTCACCGCGCGCCGCCGTCAGGAAACCGCACAGGAAGTGCCCGTCGCGATCTCGGTGATCCGCGGCGATTCGATCGAGGCGACGGGCAACTTCAACGTCGTGAAGCTCCAGCAGCTCGCTCCGACGCTCCAGGTTTACACGTCGAACCCGCGCAACACCTCGGTCAACATCCGCGGTCTTGGCGTGCCCTTCGGCCTCACCAGCGACGGATTCGAGCAGGGCGTCGGCATCTATGTCGATGACGTTTATAATTCGCGCGTCGCCGCGGCGACCTTCGACTTTCTCGATGTCGACCAGGTCGAGGTGCTGCGCGGGCCGCAGGGCACGCTCTACGGCAAGAACACGACCGCCGGCGCGATCAACATCACGACGAACCAGCCGACCTTCGATTTCGAGGGCCGCGCCGAGGTGAGCGTCGGCAACCTCAACTACCGGCAGGCGAAGGCAGCGATCTCGGGGCCGCTGACCGACAAGATCGCGGCCCGCATCGCTATTGCGGCGACCAGCCGCCGCGGCACGCTCTACAACACGGTGAGCGACCGCTGGATCAACGAACAGGACAATCTGGGCTTGCGTGGCCAGCTGCTGTTCCAGCCGAACGAAGATCTCAGCATCACCATCGCCGGCGACTACAGCAAGCAGGACCCCGAAGGCTATGGCACGACCTATGTTCGCGTCGGCCGGACCCAGCGCGCGCTCGCGCGCCAGTATGACGCGCTCGTCGCCGCGGTGAACGCCGCCAATCCCGGCCGCAACTATGCCGTGCCGAGCACCAATCCCTACGACCGCCTGACCGACCTTGATGCTAGCCTGAACGCGGGCAACAAGATCGGCGGCGCCTCGGTGCGCGTGAAGTGGGACGTCGGTCCCGGCACCTTCACGTCGATCAGCGCGTGGCGCTTCTGGGACTGGAAGCCCGAGAATGACCGCGATTTCACCGGCCTCTCGATCGTCTCGAAGTCTCAGAACCCCTCGCAGCAGGATCAGTATAGCCAGGAATTCCGCTATAATTACGAAGGCGACAAGATCGACTTCGTCGTCGGCCTGTTCGGTTTCAAGCAGCGGATCGACACGCAGGGCACCGAACAGCAGGGCGCAGACGCCAGCAAATGGAGCCTGACCGGCGCGCTCGCCAACGATCCGAGCGTGCTTCAGGGGCTGACCGCCACCAACACGCAGTATCTCAAGAGTACCAGCGCGGCGCTGTTCGGTCAGCTCAGCTGGAAGGTGACCGATGCATTGACGATCCAGCCGGGCGCGCGCGTCAATTACGACAAGAAATCGGGCTTTTACCGGCGCGTGGTCACGAACGGCGCCGGGCAGGTCATCAATTGCACTCCTGCGCCGGGCACCAGCCTTCCTGCAATATTGGCGGCACAGTGCGGCGTCTATCAGCCACAGGAAAGCGCACCGTCGGACAGCGCGTGGAACTTCACCTACGATCTCAATGTGAACTACAAGGTCGCGCCGGATATCCTGGCCTATGCGACCTATGCCAAAAGCTTCAAGACGCTGGGCATCAACCAGAACGGCTTGCCGCTCAACGCCGACAATACGGTCAATTATGATGCGAGCACGGTGAAGCCCGAATCGATCGACCATTTCGAAATCGGGCTCAAGACGCAGTTCCTGGGCCGGCGCGCGACGTTCAACCTCGCGGCCTTCCGCACCGATATCAAGGATTTCCAGGCGACGGTGAACGGCGGCCAGTTCGGCACGGTGCGCGGCTATCTCGCCAACGCCGACAAGGTTCGGACGCAGGGTATCGAGGCGGACTTGAAGATCGTCGCGAGCGACCGGTTCACCGCTTACGCCAACGGCGCCTACACCGACGCCAAATACAAGAAGTTCACTAACGCGCCGTGCCCGCCCGAACTGTCGGGCGGTACGCTGCAGGGCGCCAACGCGGTGCCCGACTATTCGCAGCCCGGCGTTCCGGCGGCGCTGAGCCCGCGGCAGTGCGATATTTCGGGACAGCGCCTACCCGGCGTGTCGAAATGGGCGTTTTCTTACGGTGCCGAAACCAATGTCCCGGTCACGCTGCTGGCAAAGGAAGGGCAGGTCTATCTCGGCGTCGACGGCAATTACCGTTCGCACTGGAATTCGAATGCGTCGCCGTCGGCCTATACCGACGTCAAAGGCTATGCCCTGACCAACTTCCGCGTCGGCTTCCGCGGCGAGGGGCTCGACGTTTTCGGCTGGGTCCGCAATGCGTTCGATGTGAATTATATCGAACTGCTTCAGGTCGCTCCCGGCAACACCGGCCTGATCGCCGGGCAGGTCGGCGACGCGCGGACATGGGGCGGGACGGTGAAGTTCAGTTTCTAG
- a CDS encoding NAD(P)H-dependent flavin oxidoreductase, producing the protein MSKINDLMARGTELLGSDYAILCGAMSWVSERHLVSAISNAGGFGVIACGAMTPELLDAEIAATKALATRNFGVNLITMHPQLFDLIDVCAKHGVGHVVLAGGLPPKGSLEAIKASGAKVICFAPTLALGKKLVRSGVDALVIEGMEAGGHIGPVSTSVLAQEILPTLADEVPVFVAGGIGRGEAIAAYLEMGASGVQLGTRFVCATESIAHPNFKKAFMRASAREAVASVQIDPRLPVIPVRALKNAGTEAFTAKQREVANKLDTGEVDMMAAQLEIEHYWAGALRRAVIDGDVENGSLMAGQSVGMVSEEESVAAIVASLVQQAEAALHARG; encoded by the coding sequence ATGAGCAAAATTAACGATCTGATGGCCCGCGGAACCGAGCTTCTCGGCAGCGACTACGCCATTCTCTGCGGTGCGATGAGCTGGGTTTCCGAACGCCATCTGGTCAGCGCGATCAGCAATGCCGGCGGGTTTGGCGTAATTGCGTGCGGCGCGATGACGCCCGAACTGCTCGATGCCGAAATCGCCGCGACCAAGGCGCTGGCGACGCGAAATTTCGGCGTCAATCTGATCACCATGCATCCGCAACTGTTCGATCTGATCGACGTCTGCGCGAAACATGGCGTCGGCCATGTCGTGCTTGCGGGCGGTCTGCCGCCGAAGGGCAGCCTCGAGGCGATCAAGGCATCGGGCGCGAAGGTCATCTGTTTTGCCCCGACGCTCGCGCTGGGCAAGAAGCTCGTTCGTTCGGGCGTCGACGCGCTGGTGATCGAGGGGATGGAGGCCGGCGGCCATATAGGCCCCGTGTCGACCAGCGTGCTGGCGCAGGAAATCCTGCCCACGCTCGCCGACGAAGTCCCGGTGTTCGTCGCCGGCGGCATCGGCCGCGGCGAGGCGATCGCCGCCTATTTGGAAATGGGCGCATCGGGGGTCCAACTCGGCACCCGCTTCGTCTGCGCCACCGAAAGCATCGCGCATCCCAATTTCAAGAAGGCTTTCATGCGCGCCTCGGCACGCGAAGCCGTCGCAAGCGTCCAGATCGACCCGCGCCTGCCGGTCATCCCCGTCCGCGCGCTCAAGAACGCGGGCACCGAAGCCTTTACCGCCAAGCAGCGTGAAGTCGCGAACAAGCTCGACACGGGCGAGGTCGACATGATGGCGGCCCAACTCGAAATCGAGCATTATTGGGCGGGCGCGCTGCGTCGCGCGGTGATCGACGGCGACGTCGAAAATGGTTCGTTAATGGCAGGGCAATCTGTCGGTATGGTATCCGAAGAAGAGAGCGTCGCAGCAATCGTCGCATCTCTGGTGCAACAGGCCGAAGCCGCGTTGCACGCTCGGGGTTGA
- a CDS encoding YezD family protein translates to MSAINEVAKGGSEEVPRAIQTVLEALDRLKFGAIQLTVHEGRLVQVDVTERHRYPN, encoded by the coding sequence ATGAGCGCTATCAACGAAGTCGCCAAAGGCGGCTCCGAAGAGGTGCCGCGCGCCATTCAGACCGTGCTCGAGGCTCTCGACAGGCTGAAGTTCGGCGCGATCCAGCTGACCGTGCACGAAGGGCGTCTGGTGCAGGTCGATGTGACCGAGCGGCACCGCTACCCCAACTGA
- a CDS encoding glycosyltransferase family 39 protein, giving the protein MTSTAIGAPAGKSRIPRAGSIFWPVAGIVLALTGHLHLALTRAINWDEFYHYSQVQKLAQGTLTEPLQTLYTRAFVWAVDLPGVGVDHIVAIRMFMFLCIVVVAAAIFGAAARFVGRVPAAFCALIYLTAGYVLQHGTSFRFDAPAAAMLMTAAWMLLRFRLSLGTILAVGLLAGLSAMLTIKTILYAPVFLGIAWLLWSEAGNKRRLLFQLGTVGAVALVSFALIYLAHASSLAGNSDVEAMKVVSRAGGKMFHFGYVTYWLSLVKGVQLSLVLALVILAFPLMVWKAALSKPEKLALTGFYLPILTLFFYHNTAPYFYVYMLPPVTVACGVVLASLVARYRSISVAALMLLGGGFVFYNEPPNTIERQRQILRVADTMFPGGVAYFDSCAMLGSFPKANVFMTPWGIDQYLLGGFPSLEKTMASKPVPLVVNDDYMFEDALNGKGDVPAFLPGDLAAIRDTFVHLWGPFWIAGEDIPARASDYAFKVRVPGFYTVRGASVTIGDRMIAPGQFIHLDRGDYRASTTGDKGARLIWGKDIKVPVRPDAGGPLFMPF; this is encoded by the coding sequence GTGACAAGCACCGCCATCGGCGCGCCCGCCGGAAAGTCCCGAATCCCTCGCGCCGGCTCCATATTCTGGCCGGTCGCAGGCATCGTCCTCGCGCTCACAGGGCATCTTCATCTTGCCCTGACGCGTGCGATCAATTGGGACGAGTTTTACCATTACAGCCAGGTTCAAAAACTAGCGCAAGGCACGCTGACCGAACCATTGCAGACGCTTTACACGCGCGCGTTCGTCTGGGCGGTCGACCTTCCGGGTGTCGGCGTCGACCATATCGTCGCGATCCGGATGTTCATGTTCCTGTGCATCGTCGTCGTTGCCGCAGCGATTTTCGGTGCTGCGGCGCGCTTTGTCGGGCGCGTGCCGGCGGCCTTCTGCGCGCTCATCTATCTGACTGCGGGATATGTGCTCCAGCACGGCACCTCGTTCCGTTTCGACGCGCCCGCGGCGGCGATGTTGATGACCGCAGCCTGGATGTTGCTGCGCTTTCGATTGAGCCTCGGCACCATCCTCGCCGTTGGGCTACTTGCGGGCCTGTCGGCAATGCTGACGATCAAGACGATCCTCTACGCCCCGGTATTCCTCGGCATCGCCTGGCTCCTCTGGTCGGAGGCAGGCAACAAGCGGCGCCTGCTGTTCCAACTGGGCACGGTCGGCGCGGTCGCGCTCGTGTCCTTTGCGCTGATCTATCTGGCTCACGCGAGCAGTCTTGCCGGCAACAGCGATGTCGAGGCGATGAAGGTCGTCTCGCGCGCGGGCGGCAAGATGTTTCATTTCGGTTACGTGACCTATTGGCTGTCGTTGGTGAAGGGCGTGCAGCTGTCGCTCGTGCTCGCACTGGTGATATTGGCCTTTCCGCTAATGGTCTGGAAGGCCGCGCTGTCAAAGCCCGAGAAGCTGGCGCTGACCGGATTCTACCTGCCGATCCTGACGCTGTTTTTCTATCACAACACCGCGCCCTATTTTTACGTCTATATGCTGCCGCCCGTAACCGTCGCGTGCGGCGTGGTGCTGGCGTCGCTGGTGGCGCGTTATCGTTCGATTTCGGTCGCGGCGCTTATGCTGCTCGGCGGCGGGTTCGTCTTCTACAACGAGCCGCCGAACACGATTGAGCGCCAGCGGCAGATCCTGCGCGTCGCCGATACGATGTTTCCCGGCGGCGTTGCCTATTTCGACAGCTGCGCGATGCTCGGAAGTTTCCCGAAGGCCAATGTGTTCATGACACCCTGGGGGATCGATCAATATTTGCTCGGCGGCTTCCCCAGCCTTGAGAAAACCATGGCATCGAAGCCGGTGCCGCTGGTGGTGAACGACGATTACATGTTCGAGGATGCGCTGAACGGTAAAGGCGACGTTCCCGCCTTCCTTCCCGGCGATCTTGCCGCGATCCGCGACACCTTTGTCCATCTGTGGGGGCCGTTCTGGATCGCGGGAGAGGATATTCCGGCCCGTGCAAGCGACTATGCGTTCAAGGTTCGCGTGCCCGGTTTCTACACGGTGCGCGGCGCGAGCGTCACGATCGGCGACCGCATGATTGCACCGGGCCAGTTCATCCATCTCGATCGCGGCGACTATCGCGCTTCCACGACCGGTGACAAGGGCGCGCGGTTGATCTGGGGCAAGGATATCAAGGTTCCCGTGCGGCCCGATGCCGGCGGCCCGCTGTTCATGCCGTTCTAA